One window of the Candidatus Saccharibacteria bacterium genome contains the following:
- a CDS encoding PH domain-containing protein, with protein MAKEKLAKLTAAGRAKYFEDQMDDEEVLYVFRKHPIVMRKGLVIGSLGLLVGPLYTLILTYTQPNNPPSMTFFYVSFLASVALSALLFFPSWMSWHFSVFIVTTERFIQITQKGFFHRSVVDMGLNQIQMVNYEVKGLQETLLGYGTIMMQTFVGDLLIHYIHHPAKTQKHLLEILRKEGVEAAGMPQHEV; from the coding sequence ATGGCCAAAGAAAAACTGGCAAAGCTAACAGCGGCAGGTCGCGCAAAATACTTTGAAGACCAAATGGATGACGAAGAGGTGCTGTACGTGTTTCGCAAGCACCCGATTGTGATGCGGAAAGGACTTGTGATTGGGTCACTTGGCCTGCTTGTCGGCCCTCTATACACACTTATACTGACATACACCCAGCCAAACAATCCGCCGAGCATGACATTTTTTTACGTGAGTTTTCTTGCAAGTGTTGCGCTGAGTGCACTCCTGTTTTTCCCCTCCTGGATGAGCTGGCACTTCAGTGTGTTCATAGTAACAACGGAGCGGTTTATTCAGATAACGCAAAAAGGGTTTTTCCACCGGAGTGTTGTCGATATGGGTCTGAACCAGATACAGATGGTTAATTATGAAGTCAAGGGGCTGCAAGAAACGCTTCTGGGGTATGGTACTATAATGATGCAAACATTCGTGGGGGACCTGCTGATTCACTATATACATCATCCAGCAAAAACCCAGAAACATTTGCTCGAAATACTGCGCAAAGAAGGGGTGGAAGCGGCCGGTATGCCGCAACACGAGGTATAG
- a CDS encoding pilus assembly PilX N-terminal domain-containing protein, with translation MSSLVIKDDKGLVSFMITIIMMLVITLIVIGFTQVSNRNRRESLDRQLSTQAFYAAESGVNEALKVLRTSPTAEQSICDGVVFPAQSLSVNPSVKYTCVLVDPFVPDIITGLNAMSSTVFPFDTVDAGGNPVATTRLTFKWSQPQGGPTSTAGCPLGSGQFRSSISYSCNYGLLRVDIVKAPFNFSGGAASLNALTSTFFLQPTRAGGGPASYSIGSSNAYIIPSPCVAATASCTASIPLSAGSQVANYNARFTMYYRDAETVTIDAFNGATSLDFKNAQASIDSTGKAIDVLRRIKVRARLNTPDPTLPPGAIQSQSSVCKRFTAAPGLYASFCP, from the coding sequence ATGAGTAGCTTAGTGATAAAGGACGATAAAGGACTCGTTTCGTTCATGATTACCATCATCATGATGCTTGTCATCACGCTCATCGTTATTGGCTTTACGCAGGTCTCGAATCGTAACCGTAGGGAGTCGCTTGATCGCCAGTTGAGTACTCAAGCATTCTATGCTGCAGAGTCTGGCGTAAACGAGGCGCTCAAAGTGCTTCGAACGAGTCCAACTGCAGAACAGAGTATTTGTGACGGTGTTGTTTTCCCCGCACAATCATTGAGCGTAAACCCATCCGTCAAATACACCTGTGTTCTTGTCGATCCATTTGTGCCAGATATTATCACTGGCCTGAATGCTATGTCCTCGACGGTTTTCCCTTTTGATACAGTTGATGCTGGCGGTAATCCAGTAGCTACAACGAGATTAACATTCAAGTGGTCCCAGCCCCAAGGTGGTCCGACATCAACTGCCGGTTGTCCTCTTGGAAGCGGTCAATTCAGATCGTCCATAAGCTACAGCTGTAATTATGGGTTACTTCGGGTGGATATCGTCAAAGCACCGTTTAACTTTTCGGGCGGCGCTGCATCTCTTAATGCCTTGACTTCTACATTTTTCTTGCAACCTACAAGAGCTGGTGGCGGGCCGGCCTCGTATAGCATCGGTTCATCGAACGCGTATATTATACCTTCGCCCTGTGTTGCTGCAACCGCATCTTGTACGGCATCAATTCCACTGAGTGCTGGTTCCCAGGTAGCAAATTATAACGCGCGGTTTACCATGTACTATCGTGACGCAGAGACAGTCACGATTGATGCATTTAATGGTGCCACATCCCTTGATTTCAAAAATGCACAAGCAAGCATAGACTCCACCGGTAAGGCGATTGATGTTTTGCGTAGAATAAAAGTTCGCGCTCGGTTAAACACGCCAGACCCGACATTACCCCCCGGCGCAATACAATCCCAATCCAGCGTGTGCAAAAGATTTACGGCTGCGCCGGGACTGTACGCGTCTTTCTGCCCATAG
- a CDS encoding nucleoside-diphosphate kinase, which yields MEQTLVVFKPDAVMRGVVGEIMTRFERAGFKIIGMKMVQPDHDHFHGHYEGIGTLKTRKGDEIFESQLAAMEVGPVIAMVLEGVEAVEFVRKMVGDTQPKTALPGTIRGDYAHVTYGQAASAGFGVANLVHASATTEEAEKEIDHWFSDSELFAYETVHEFFTQPRKKAK from the coding sequence ATGGAACAAACCCTCGTTGTTTTTAAACCAGATGCCGTCATGCGCGGCGTGGTAGGAGAGATTATGACGCGTTTTGAGCGCGCCGGCTTCAAGATAATTGGCATGAAGATGGTGCAGCCCGATCATGACCATTTTCATGGGCATTACGAAGGCATTGGTACACTCAAAACACGTAAGGGCGACGAAATTTTTGAAAGCCAGCTTGCAGCTATGGAGGTTGGTCCGGTGATTGCTATGGTGCTGGAAGGTGTTGAGGCAGTGGAGTTTGTGCGGAAGATGGTTGGCGATACGCAGCCAAAAACCGCGCTCCCTGGCACGATTCGCGGAGATTACGCCCATGTTACTTACGGTCAGGCAGCGTCGGCAGGGTTTGGTGTGGCAAACCTGGTACATGCCTCGGCAACTACCGAAGAAGCCGAGAAGGAAATAGATCATTGGTTTAGTGATAGTGAACTTTTTGCCTACGAAACGGTACACGAATTCTTCACGCAGCCGCGCAAAAAGGCTAAGTAA
- a CDS encoding peptidylprolyl isomerase, with translation MKKLSLKRGVKTGRTKKVRTIVPQVAQRFRKPTLQQQTEAALSNVPRITNETVAEHREEVLKGARKYKYPLEHSKHRIVIVSSVLLVAALIGFFVYTGLSLYRYQSTSLFMYRVSQVLPLPVAKAGGRWVSYESYLFELRRVMHYYETQQQVDFTTDTGKRQLETYRPRALDQVIAFAYVKDLAAQNNVRVAEQEVNDAIAVLRTQNQLAAGDDELEAVMQKFFGWSLGDLRRQLRDELLAQKVAAKLDTVAFSKAQNVVLQLKNGTDFAALAAQSSDDANTKANGGQYTDAAISMKSQEVPPRVVRELGKLQPGAVSGIITTPTSFEVVKLLSKENGAYKAAHIQITFSPIESFVQPLQKKNPPKKFIKVELPK, from the coding sequence ATGAAGAAGTTGTCGCTAAAGAGGGGTGTGAAAACGGGTCGCACAAAAAAAGTGCGCACTATTGTGCCGCAGGTGGCCCAGCGCTTCCGCAAGCCCACACTGCAGCAACAGACAGAGGCGGCTCTGAGCAATGTTCCGCGTATAACAAACGAAACTGTTGCGGAGCATAGGGAAGAGGTTCTGAAGGGCGCCCGTAAATATAAGTACCCTTTGGAGCATTCAAAACACCGTATCGTCATAGTATCTTCCGTCTTGCTGGTAGCTGCACTGATAGGATTTTTTGTCTATACCGGCCTGAGTCTGTATAGGTACCAGTCAACCTCTTTGTTTATGTACCGCGTTAGCCAAGTCCTTCCGCTTCCCGTCGCAAAAGCGGGGGGTAGATGGGTCTCGTACGAAAGTTATCTTTTTGAGCTAAGGCGTGTTATGCACTACTACGAAACACAACAGCAGGTAGACTTTACGACAGATACTGGAAAGCGACAGCTCGAGACGTATCGACCGCGTGCATTAGACCAGGTGATTGCGTTTGCATACGTGAAAGATTTGGCCGCACAGAACAACGTTCGGGTGGCCGAGCAGGAGGTAAATGATGCCATAGCCGTGCTACGAACGCAGAACCAGCTTGCAGCAGGCGATGATGAGCTTGAAGCCGTTATGCAGAAGTTCTTCGGCTGGTCATTAGGAGATTTACGACGCCAGCTTCGTGACGAGCTTCTGGCGCAAAAGGTTGCGGCTAAGCTTGATACAGTGGCGTTCTCAAAAGCCCAAAATGTAGTGTTACAACTAAAAAACGGAACTGACTTTGCTGCTCTTGCCGCCCAATCTTCAGACGACGCAAACACAAAAGCGAATGGTGGCCAGTACACTGATGCTGCCATCAGTATGAAGAGCCAAGAAGTTCCACCCCGGGTGGTACGTGAGCTGGGTAAGCTTCAGCCTGGAGCGGTTTCGGGTATTATCACAACTCCAACTTCGTTTGAGGTTGTAAAACTGCTGAGCAAAGAAAATGGTGCTTATAAAGCGGCACATATACAAATAACGTTTTCCCCCATAGAATCTTTTGTTCAGCCCTTACAGAAAAAGAATCCACCCAAAAAGTTTATAAAAGTAGAACTCCCGAAATAG
- a CDS encoding tyrosine-type recombinase/integrase — protein MQFIKAKTDFLEYLEIEQNRSQKTIRNYDHYLTRLADYAGDITVQDIDQELVRKWRLWLNRLGTNVNDELQKTTLNYHLIALRSFLKFCHKREMKCMAPDTIELSRTKRPQVTFLNEEELQRLFDQPDSNTVAGLRDRAILELLFSSGLRVSELVGLDRDHINLKRREFMVRGKGQKDRPIFISAVAADWLQQYLDKRTDTTKPLFMRYGGRKTVDRSGNFHRLTARSVQRLVAHYALLAGITKHVSPHTMRHSFATNLLMNGADLRSVQAMLGHSNISTTQIYTHVTDPHLKAVHEKFHHM, from the coding sequence ATGCAGTTTATCAAAGCTAAAACAGATTTTTTAGAATATCTTGAGATTGAACAAAACCGTTCGCAGAAAACGATTCGCAATTACGACCACTACCTAACGCGCCTTGCCGACTACGCCGGTGACATCACCGTGCAGGATATAGACCAAGAACTGGTACGTAAATGGCGATTGTGGCTGAACCGACTTGGTACCAATGTAAACGATGAGCTACAAAAAACAACGCTAAATTACCACCTCATTGCCCTGCGTAGCTTTCTAAAATTTTGTCATAAACGCGAAATGAAGTGCATGGCACCAGATACCATAGAGCTATCCCGGACGAAACGACCCCAAGTGACATTCCTAAATGAAGAAGAACTCCAGCGTCTATTTGACCAGCCCGATTCGAACACAGTGGCCGGACTACGCGATAGAGCAATCCTGGAGCTCCTCTTTAGCTCAGGCCTGCGCGTGTCTGAACTTGTAGGGCTCGACCGCGATCACATTAACCTCAAACGCCGCGAGTTCATGGTACGGGGAAAAGGCCAAAAAGACCGGCCCATTTTCATTAGCGCAGTGGCAGCCGACTGGCTTCAGCAGTATCTCGACAAGCGTACCGATACAACAAAACCGCTTTTTATGCGCTACGGTGGCCGGAAAACTGTTGACCGCAGCGGTAATTTCCATCGCCTCACCGCTCGAAGCGTCCAGCGCCTTGTCGCGCACTACGCCCTACTCGCCGGCATCACCAAACACGTCAGCCCACACACCATGCGCCACTCATTTGCAACAAATTTGCTCATGAACGGTGCCGATCTGCGCTCAGTTCAAGCCATGCTCGGCCACAGCAACATCTCTACGACGCAAATCTACACCCACGTCACCGACCCACACCTAAAAGCCGTCCACGAAAAATTCCACCATATGTAA